One part of the Chiroxiphia lanceolata isolate bChiLan1 chromosome 14, bChiLan1.pri, whole genome shotgun sequence genome encodes these proteins:
- the STARD8 gene encoding stAR-related lipid transfer protein 8 isoform X1, translated as MLFYQLSPTVGSEVEAKRACDWLRAAGFPQYAQLYEDSLFPLDIGAVKKDHSFLDQDSLKSLCRRLMTLNTCASMKLDVHFQRKQNEDSEEEDLCAISNRWAFQRDSKRWSRVGSADVLSQSSEALSCTMRPVSSRESILTDLSTNPEAASLHSTGSVGSVGGTRGTLGTAAVPSEPPSPLRPAASATSCSRSEHSSLEQPPSRREGSKEKPKKRRSRSFLKRIESLRRKDKEKASPDRRVALHSSKTLPPGWGPLKSNGDLAATRTNSSKRGIPASFHGKKHFFSLSYRTNRPLGAGGTTEGSDPNCSGVSLEDFDTAATASSTWAAASACQRRRARRGDCLVYIPCDHKPGTFPKSLSIESLCPLGGSSLTRWDPGSVAAGLGEGGRGGSSSSTEGSSSPHGFARRRRGSCSSLGSRVSIYDNVPDFGSSEDFCKDGEVTYENLDDILQHMWGLQQKVELWCKAIAPGLGGEEGGEEEEDEEELDSGGEPSNLHFEERSMSDVGTSASDFDSTGNSLNEAEEIETRERRDSGVGASLTRPCRKLRWHSFQNSHRPSMNSASLEINRQSSAQLNLLQKCSLLRLTAIMEKYSVPHKQAWTWTVPKFMKRSKVPDYRDKTVFGVPPIVNVQRTGQPLPQSIQQAMRYLRSQCLDQVGIFRKSGVKSRIQALRHMNESSPDNVSYAGQSAYDVADLLKQYFRDLPEPIFTSKLTDTFLQIYQFVSKEQRLQAVQAAIILMPDENREVLQTLLYFLSDIASAEENQMTAGNLAVCLAPSIFHLNVSKKESTSPRAIHKRGTVGKPDQKDLNENMAATQGLSHMITDCKKLFQVSHDILLQLSSSYMAADAYPHPLTDLVCQGESKDLHSYFEQSVQNLLKESSEKFKGWLSSPGPLNTELSCKKVGDGNPLRLWKVSTEVEAPPATVLHRVLRERHLWDEDLLQSKVVEALDQDMEVYHYVTDSMAPHPRRDCMVLRRWRTDLPRGACLLMSLSVEHDKVPVEGGVKAVVMKSQYLIEPSAMGRSRVTHICRADLRGRSPEWYNRVFGHLCAMELARIRDSFPALSPSGPETKI; from the exons ATGCTCTTCTACCAGCTCAGCCCCACCGTGGGCTCGG aaGTTGAAGCCAAGAGAGCCTGTGACTGGCTGCGGGCAGCAGGATTCCCCCAGTATGCCCAGCTGTACGAAG ACTCCTTATTCCCTCTTGACATCGGCGCTGTGAAGAAGGACCACAGCTTCCTGGACCAGGATTCCCTCAAATCCCTGTGCAG GAGGCTGATGACCCTGAACACTTGTGCCTCCATGAAGCTGGATGTTCACTTTCAGCGTAAACAG AATGAAGACTCTGAGGAGGAAGATCTGTGTGCCATCAGCAACCGGTGGGCTTTCCAGAGGGACAGCAAGAGGTGGTCCCGGGTAGGGTCGGCCGATGTCCTCTCCCAGAGCTCCGAGGCCCTGAGCTGCACCATGAGGCCGGTGTCCAGCCGCGAGAGCATCCTCACGGACCTCAGCACCAACCCGGAGGCCGCGTCCCTGCACAGCACGGGCAGCGTGGGCAGCGTGGGTGGCACGCGTGGCACGCTGGGCACTGCGGCCGTGCCATCCGAACCCCCATCACCGCTCCGTCCCGCTGCCAGCGCCACCAGCTGCAGCCGGAGCGAGCATTCCTCACTGGAGCAGCCCCCGAGCCGCAGAGAGGGCTCCAAGGAGAAGCCAAAGAAACGACGGTCTCGCAGCTTCCTGAAGCGGATCGAGTCCCTGCGGaggaaggacaaggagaaaGCCAGCCCAGACAGGAGGGtggccctgcacagcagcaaaacTCTCCCACCGGGATGGGGCCCCCTGAAGAGTAATGGAGACCTCGCAGCCACCAGGACCAACTCCTCTAAAAGAGGGATACCTGCCTCTTTCCATGGCAAAAAACACTTCTTCTCACTATCGTACAGGACTAACCGCCCACTCGGCGCCGGGGGCACCACGGAGGGCTCTGACCCCAACTGCAGCGGAGTCTCCCTGGAGGACTTTGACACGGCTGCCACggccagcagcacctgggctGCCGCCTCTGCGTGCCAGCGCCGGCGGGCTCGCCGTGGGGACTGCCTGGTCTACATCCCTTGTGACCACAAGCCTGGCAccttccccaaatccctctccatcGAGAGCTTGTGTCCCCTGGGCGGCAGTTCCCTGACCCGCTGGGACCCGGGGAGCGTGGCCGCAGGGCTCGGGGAGGGTGGCAggggcggcagcagcagcagcacggAGGGCTCGTCCTCCCCCCACGGCTTTGCCCGCCGGCGCCgcggctcctgcagctccctgggcagcagggtCAGCATCTACGACAACGTGCCGGACTTCGGCAGCAGCGAGGATTTCTGCAAGGACGGGGAGGTCACCTATGAGAACCTCGACGACATTCTGCAGCACAtgtgggggctgcagcagaaggTGGAGCTCTGGTGTAAAGCCATCGCCCCTGGCCTgggtggagaggaaggaggcgaggaagaggaggatgaggaggagtTGGATTCGGGAGGGGAACCCTCCAACTTGCACTTCGAAGAGCGATCCATGTCTGACGTAGGCACCTCCGCCAGTGACTTTGACAGCACGGGGAACTCCCTCAACGAGGCTGAAGAGATTGAGACGCGGGAGCGCCGGGATTCGGGGGTGGGAGCATCGCTAACGAGGCCCTGCAG AAAACTGCGTTGGCACAGCTTCCAGAACTCGCACCGGCCCAGCATGAACTCGGCCTCACTGGAGATCAACCGCCAGTCCTCGGCCCAGCTCAACCTGCTCCAGAAGTGCTCCCTGCTCCGGCTCACTGCCATCATGGAGAAGTACTCGGTGCCCCACAAGCAAGCCTGGACGTG GACTGTCCCCAAGTTCATGAAGAGGAGTAAAGTCCCCGACTACAGGGACAAGACGGTTTTTGGGGTGCCACCCATTGTCAACGTGCAGCGCacggggcagcccctgccccagagCATCCAGCAGGCCATGCGCTACCTGCGCAGCCAGTGCCTGGACCAG GTTGGCATTTTCCGTAAGTCAGGGGTGAAGTCCCGGATCCAGGCGCTCCGGCACATGAACGAGAGCAGCCCCGACAACGTCAGCTACGCGGGGCAGTCTGCGTACGACGTGGCCGACCTGCTGAAGCAGTACTTCCGCGACCTGCCCGAGCCCATCTTCACCAGCAAGCTGACGGACACCTTCCTGCAGATCTACCAGT TCGTGTCCAAGGAGCAGCGGCTGCAGGCGGTGCAGGCTGCCATCATCCTCATGCCCGACGAGAACCGCGAGGTGCTGCAGACTCTGCTCTACTTCCTGAGCGACATCGCCTCGGCCGAGGAGAACCAGATGACTGCCGGGAACCTGGCCGTGTGCCTGGCCCCCTCCATCTTCCACCTCAACGTGTCCAAGAAGGAGAGCACCTCGCCCAG GGCCATACACAAGAGGGGCACCGTGGGGAAGCCGGACCAGAAGGACCTTAACGAGAACATGGCTGCGACGCAGGGGCTCTCCCACATGATCACCGACTGCAAGAAGCTCTTCCAG GTCTCCCACGacatcctgctgcagctgagcagctcctaTATGGCTGCAGATGCTTATCCACACCCCCTGACTGACTTGGTATGCCAGGGGGAGAGCAAGGATCTGCACTCCTACTTCGAGCAGAGTGTCCAGAACCTGCTCAAAGAGTCATCAGAGAAATTCAAGGGGTGGCTGAGCAGCCCAGGGCCCCTGAACACAGAGCTGTCCTGCAAAAAG GTCGGGGATGGGAACCCTCTGCGCCTGTGGAAGGTCTCCACGGAGGTCGAGGCCCCTCCTGCCACGGTGCTGCACCGGGTGCTGCGGGAGCGTCACCTGTGGGACGAGGACCTGCTGCAGAGCAAGGTGGTGGAGGCCCTGGACCAGGACATGGAGGTGTATCACTACGTGACGGACAGCATGGCCCCCCACCCGCGCAGGGACTGCATGGTGCTCCG GCGCTGGCGCACGGACCTGCCGCGGGGAGCCTGCCTGCTCATGTCCCTCTCGGTGGAGCACGACAAGGTGCCGGTGGAGGGAGGCGTCAAGGCTGTCGTGATGAAGTCCCAGTACCTCATCGAGCCCAGTGCCATGGGCCGCTCCCGAGTGACCCACATCTGCAGGGCTGACCTCAG GGGCCGGTCTCCCGAGTGGTACAACAGAGTCTTTGGCCACCTCTGTGCCATGGAGCTGGCGAGGATCCGTGACTCTTTCCCAGCCCTGAGTCCCAGTGGCCCTGAGACGAAGATCTGA
- the STARD8 gene encoding stAR-related lipid transfer protein 8 isoform X4 — protein MLILFSAFDPRFQMNKAGINSSCHEVEAKRACDWLRAAGFPQYAQLYEDSLFPLDIGAVKKDHSFLDQDSLKSLCRRLMTLNTCASMKLDVHFQRKQNEDSEEEDLCAISNRWAFQRDSKRWSRVGSADVLSQSSEALSCTMRPVSSRESILTDLSTNPEAASLHSTGSVGSVGGTRGTLGTAAVPSEPPSPLRPAASATSCSRSEHSSLEQPPSRREGSKEKPKKRRSRSFLKRIESLRRKDKEKASPDRRVALHSSKTLPPGWGPLKSNGDLAATRTNSSKRGIPASFHGKKHFFSLSYRTNRPLGAGGTTEGSDPNCSGVSLEDFDTAATASSTWAAASACQRRRARRGDCLVYIPCDHKPGTFPKSLSIESLCPLGGSSLTRWDPGSVAAGLGEGGRGGSSSSTEGSSSPHGFARRRRGSCSSLGSRVSIYDNVPDFGSSEDFCKDGEVTYENLDDILQHMWGLQQKVELWCKAIAPGLGGEEGGEEEEDEEELDSGGEPSNLHFEERSMSDVGTSASDFDSTGNSLNEAEEIETRERRDSGVGASLTRPCRKLRWHSFQNSHRPSMNSASLEINRQSSAQLNLLQKCSLLRLTAIMEKYSVPHKQAWTWTVPKFMKRSKVPDYRDKTVFGVPPIVNVQRTGQPLPQSIQQAMRYLRSQCLDQVGIFRKSGVKSRIQALRHMNESSPDNVSYAGQSAYDVADLLKQYFRDLPEPIFTSKLTDTFLQIYQFVSKEQRLQAVQAAIILMPDENREVLQTLLYFLSDIASAEENQMTAGNLAVCLAPSIFHLNVSKKESTSPRAIHKRGTVGKPDQKDLNENMAATQGLSHMITDCKKLFQVSHDILLQLSSSYMAADAYPHPLTDLVCQGESKDLHSYFEQSVQNLLKESSEKFKGWLSSPGPLNTELSCKKVGDGNPLRLWKVSTEVEAPPATVLHRVLRERHLWDEDLLQSKVVEALDQDMEVYHYVTDSMAPHPRRDCMVLRRWRTDLPRGACLLMSLSVEHDKVPVEGGVKAVVMKSQYLIEPSAMGRSRVTHICRADLRGRSPEWYNRVFGHLCAMELARIRDSFPALSPSGPETKI, from the exons aaGTTGAAGCCAAGAGAGCCTGTGACTGGCTGCGGGCAGCAGGATTCCCCCAGTATGCCCAGCTGTACGAAG ACTCCTTATTCCCTCTTGACATCGGCGCTGTGAAGAAGGACCACAGCTTCCTGGACCAGGATTCCCTCAAATCCCTGTGCAG GAGGCTGATGACCCTGAACACTTGTGCCTCCATGAAGCTGGATGTTCACTTTCAGCGTAAACAG AATGAAGACTCTGAGGAGGAAGATCTGTGTGCCATCAGCAACCGGTGGGCTTTCCAGAGGGACAGCAAGAGGTGGTCCCGGGTAGGGTCGGCCGATGTCCTCTCCCAGAGCTCCGAGGCCCTGAGCTGCACCATGAGGCCGGTGTCCAGCCGCGAGAGCATCCTCACGGACCTCAGCACCAACCCGGAGGCCGCGTCCCTGCACAGCACGGGCAGCGTGGGCAGCGTGGGTGGCACGCGTGGCACGCTGGGCACTGCGGCCGTGCCATCCGAACCCCCATCACCGCTCCGTCCCGCTGCCAGCGCCACCAGCTGCAGCCGGAGCGAGCATTCCTCACTGGAGCAGCCCCCGAGCCGCAGAGAGGGCTCCAAGGAGAAGCCAAAGAAACGACGGTCTCGCAGCTTCCTGAAGCGGATCGAGTCCCTGCGGaggaaggacaaggagaaaGCCAGCCCAGACAGGAGGGtggccctgcacagcagcaaaacTCTCCCACCGGGATGGGGCCCCCTGAAGAGTAATGGAGACCTCGCAGCCACCAGGACCAACTCCTCTAAAAGAGGGATACCTGCCTCTTTCCATGGCAAAAAACACTTCTTCTCACTATCGTACAGGACTAACCGCCCACTCGGCGCCGGGGGCACCACGGAGGGCTCTGACCCCAACTGCAGCGGAGTCTCCCTGGAGGACTTTGACACGGCTGCCACggccagcagcacctgggctGCCGCCTCTGCGTGCCAGCGCCGGCGGGCTCGCCGTGGGGACTGCCTGGTCTACATCCCTTGTGACCACAAGCCTGGCAccttccccaaatccctctccatcGAGAGCTTGTGTCCCCTGGGCGGCAGTTCCCTGACCCGCTGGGACCCGGGGAGCGTGGCCGCAGGGCTCGGGGAGGGTGGCAggggcggcagcagcagcagcacggAGGGCTCGTCCTCCCCCCACGGCTTTGCCCGCCGGCGCCgcggctcctgcagctccctgggcagcagggtCAGCATCTACGACAACGTGCCGGACTTCGGCAGCAGCGAGGATTTCTGCAAGGACGGGGAGGTCACCTATGAGAACCTCGACGACATTCTGCAGCACAtgtgggggctgcagcagaaggTGGAGCTCTGGTGTAAAGCCATCGCCCCTGGCCTgggtggagaggaaggaggcgaggaagaggaggatgaggaggagtTGGATTCGGGAGGGGAACCCTCCAACTTGCACTTCGAAGAGCGATCCATGTCTGACGTAGGCACCTCCGCCAGTGACTTTGACAGCACGGGGAACTCCCTCAACGAGGCTGAAGAGATTGAGACGCGGGAGCGCCGGGATTCGGGGGTGGGAGCATCGCTAACGAGGCCCTGCAG AAAACTGCGTTGGCACAGCTTCCAGAACTCGCACCGGCCCAGCATGAACTCGGCCTCACTGGAGATCAACCGCCAGTCCTCGGCCCAGCTCAACCTGCTCCAGAAGTGCTCCCTGCTCCGGCTCACTGCCATCATGGAGAAGTACTCGGTGCCCCACAAGCAAGCCTGGACGTG GACTGTCCCCAAGTTCATGAAGAGGAGTAAAGTCCCCGACTACAGGGACAAGACGGTTTTTGGGGTGCCACCCATTGTCAACGTGCAGCGCacggggcagcccctgccccagagCATCCAGCAGGCCATGCGCTACCTGCGCAGCCAGTGCCTGGACCAG GTTGGCATTTTCCGTAAGTCAGGGGTGAAGTCCCGGATCCAGGCGCTCCGGCACATGAACGAGAGCAGCCCCGACAACGTCAGCTACGCGGGGCAGTCTGCGTACGACGTGGCCGACCTGCTGAAGCAGTACTTCCGCGACCTGCCCGAGCCCATCTTCACCAGCAAGCTGACGGACACCTTCCTGCAGATCTACCAGT TCGTGTCCAAGGAGCAGCGGCTGCAGGCGGTGCAGGCTGCCATCATCCTCATGCCCGACGAGAACCGCGAGGTGCTGCAGACTCTGCTCTACTTCCTGAGCGACATCGCCTCGGCCGAGGAGAACCAGATGACTGCCGGGAACCTGGCCGTGTGCCTGGCCCCCTCCATCTTCCACCTCAACGTGTCCAAGAAGGAGAGCACCTCGCCCAG GGCCATACACAAGAGGGGCACCGTGGGGAAGCCGGACCAGAAGGACCTTAACGAGAACATGGCTGCGACGCAGGGGCTCTCCCACATGATCACCGACTGCAAGAAGCTCTTCCAG GTCTCCCACGacatcctgctgcagctgagcagctcctaTATGGCTGCAGATGCTTATCCACACCCCCTGACTGACTTGGTATGCCAGGGGGAGAGCAAGGATCTGCACTCCTACTTCGAGCAGAGTGTCCAGAACCTGCTCAAAGAGTCATCAGAGAAATTCAAGGGGTGGCTGAGCAGCCCAGGGCCCCTGAACACAGAGCTGTCCTGCAAAAAG GTCGGGGATGGGAACCCTCTGCGCCTGTGGAAGGTCTCCACGGAGGTCGAGGCCCCTCCTGCCACGGTGCTGCACCGGGTGCTGCGGGAGCGTCACCTGTGGGACGAGGACCTGCTGCAGAGCAAGGTGGTGGAGGCCCTGGACCAGGACATGGAGGTGTATCACTACGTGACGGACAGCATGGCCCCCCACCCGCGCAGGGACTGCATGGTGCTCCG GCGCTGGCGCACGGACCTGCCGCGGGGAGCCTGCCTGCTCATGTCCCTCTCGGTGGAGCACGACAAGGTGCCGGTGGAGGGAGGCGTCAAGGCTGTCGTGATGAAGTCCCAGTACCTCATCGAGCCCAGTGCCATGGGCCGCTCCCGAGTGACCCACATCTGCAGGGCTGACCTCAG GGGCCGGTCTCCCGAGTGGTACAACAGAGTCTTTGGCCACCTCTGTGCCATGGAGCTGGCGAGGATCCGTGACTCTTTCCCAGCCCTGAGTCCCAGTGGCCCTGAGACGAAGATCTGA